One part of the Helicobacter cetorum MIT 99-5656 genome encodes these proteins:
- a CDS encoding YraN family protein has translation MRFFNNKHKEKGLKAEEEACIFLKTLGFEIIERNFFSKFGEIDVIAFKKGVLHFIEVKSGENFEPIYAITPSKLRKIIKTIRYYLSQNDPNSDFCIDALIVKNSKFELLENITF, from the coding sequence ATGCGATTTTTTAACAACAAGCATAAAGAAAAGGGCTTAAAGGCTGAAGAAGAAGCTTGTATTTTTTTAAAAACGCTAGGATTTGAAATCATAGAGAGAAACTTTTTTTCAAAATTTGGAGAAATTGATGTTATCGCTTTTAAAAAAGGGGTCTTGCATTTTATTGAAGTTAAAAGCGGAGAAAATTTTGAGCCTATTTATGCGATTACGCCGAGTAAGTTAAGAAAAATAATCAAAACCATTCGCTATTATTTGTCTCAAAATGACCCTAATAGTGATTTTTGCATTGACGCTCTCATTGTGAAAAATAGTAAGTTTGAACTCTTAGAAAATATCACTTTTTAG
- a CDS encoding homoserine dehydrogenase, with amino-acid sequence MSKRLCIGLVGLGCVGSAVAKILQENKEIIRDRAGVEIVIKKAVVRDVEKYKDYPFEISNDLESLVEDTEIDIVVELMGGVEVPYSLAKKTLAKQKALVTANKAMLAYHRYELEQIAQNTPIGFEASVCGGIPVIKALKDGLSANHILSLKGILNGTSNYILSQMFKAQASFKDALKDAQNLGYAELNPEFDIKGIDAAHKLLILASLAYGIDAKPEEILIEGIEKIEQDDMEFAKEFGYSIKLLGIAKKHQDCIELRVHPSMIKNECMLSKVDGVMNAISVVGDKVGETLYYGAGAGGEATASAVISDIIEIARKKSSLMLGFENPQKLPLKPKEEIQCAYYVRLLVDDEKGVLSQISAILAQNDISLNNVLQKEISQANKAKILFSTHITNEKSLSNALKELGNLASVLDTPKMIRLEN; translated from the coding sequence ATGTCAAAAAGATTGTGTATAGGGCTTGTGGGTTTAGGGTGTGTAGGGAGTGCGGTCGCTAAAATTTTACAAGAAAATAAAGAAATTATTAGAGATAGAGCCGGTGTAGAAATTGTGATTAAAAAAGCGGTGGTGCGAGATGTTGAAAAATACAAAGACTACCCTTTTGAAATCAGTAATGATTTGGAAAGTTTAGTAGAAGATACAGAGATAGATATTGTGGTGGAGCTTATGGGTGGGGTTGAAGTGCCTTATAGTTTAGCTAAAAAAACTTTAGCTAAACAAAAAGCCTTGGTTACGGCTAATAAAGCTATGCTTGCGTATCACCGCTATGAATTAGAGCAAATTGCTCAAAACACCCCTATAGGTTTTGAAGCGAGCGTTTGTGGGGGTATTCCTGTTATTAAGGCTTTAAAAGACGGCTTGAGTGCAAATCACATTCTCTCTTTAAAAGGGATTTTAAATGGCACAAGCAATTATATTTTAAGCCAGATGTTTAAGGCTCAAGCAAGCTTCAAAGACGCTTTAAAAGACGCTCAAAATTTAGGCTATGCCGAATTGAACCCTGAATTTGATATTAAGGGCATTGATGCTGCACACAAGCTGTTGATTTTAGCTTCTTTAGCCTATGGCATTGATGCTAAACCTGAAGAAATTTTAATTGAAGGCATTGAAAAAATAGAGCAAGATGATATGGAGTTTGCTAAAGAGTTTGGCTATAGCATTAAACTTTTAGGCATTGCTAAAAAACACCAAGATTGTATTGAATTAAGAGTCCATCCTAGCATGATAAAAAATGAATGCATGCTCTCTAAAGTAGATGGTGTGATGAACGCCATAAGTGTAGTAGGGGATAAGGTGGGCGAGACTTTATATTATGGAGCTGGAGCTGGGGGAGAGGCTACAGCGAGTGCGGTCATTAGCGATATTATAGAAATTGCAAGAAAAAAAAGCTCTTTAATGCTAGGCTTTGAGAACCCCCAAAAACTACCCCTAAAACCTAAAGAAGAAATACAATGTGCTTACTATGTGCGTTTATTAGTGGATGATGAAAAAGGGGTTTTGTCTCAAATCAGTGCGATTTTAGCTCAAAATGATATTTCGCTCAATAATGTCTTACAAAAAGAAATCTCGCAAGCTAACAAGGCTAAAATCTTATTTTCTACGCATATAACTAACGAAAAATCCCTTTCAAATGCTCTTAAAGAGCTTGGAAATTTAGCGAGTGTATTAGATACCCCCAAAATGATTCGTTTGGAAAACTGA
- the uvrC gene encoding excinuclease ABC subunit UvrC — translation MASLLLSLKNLSSSSGVYQYFDKNHQLLYIGKAKNLKKRVRSYFSIRNGEVMPNIRTSLRIQMMVAQIAFLETILVEHEQDALILENSLIKQLKPKYNVLLRDDKTYPYIYMDFSSDFPIPLITRKVLKQPNIKVFGPFTSGAKDILDSLYELLPLVQKKNCIKAKKACMFYQIERCKAPCENKITKEEYLKIAQRALEMIENKDLLIRELALKMERFSQNLRFEEALVYRDRMAKIQKIAPFTRMDLAKLYDLDIFAFYSENHKAVLVKMFMRKGKIISSAFEKIHSVNGFDTEEVIKQALINHYKAHLPLLPEQILLSACSNEVLIELQVFLNARYSKKITLSIPKKGDKLALVEIAMKNAKEIFNQEKTHNEEQILEEVRSLLNLECMPYRVEIFDTSHHASSQCVGGMVVYENGVFQKKAYRCYHLEGVNEYAQMTELLTRRALKFAKEPPPNLWVVDGGKAQLKIALEVLKSSGSFVEVVAISKEKRDFKAYRSKGGARDIIHTSSRTLTLLPSDKRLQWVQKLRDESHRYAISFHRSTKLKSVKQIALLEEKGIGKASVKKLLDYFGSFEAIEKASEQEKNAVLRKRILRN, via the coding sequence ATGGCTAGTTTATTGCTGAGTTTGAAAAATCTTTCTAGTAGTAGTGGGGTGTATCAATATTTTGATAAAAACCATCAGTTGCTCTATATCGGTAAGGCTAAGAATTTAAAAAAGCGCGTGAGAAGCTACTTTTCTATTCGTAATGGTGAAGTTATGCCAAATATCCGCACCAGCTTACGCATTCAAATGATGGTTGCTCAAATCGCTTTTTTAGAAACTATTCTTGTAGAGCATGAACAAGACGCTTTGATTTTAGAAAATTCGCTGATTAAACAACTCAAACCTAAATACAATGTGCTACTAAGAGATGATAAAACTTACCCTTATATTTACATGGATTTTTCATCTGATTTTCCCATTCCTTTAATCACACGAAAAGTGCTAAAACAACCTAATATAAAGGTTTTTGGCCCTTTTACTAGTGGAGCAAAAGATATTTTAGATAGTTTGTATGAATTGCTTCCTTTAGTCCAAAAGAAAAATTGCATCAAGGCTAAAAAGGCATGCATGTTTTATCAAATAGAACGCTGCAAAGCCCCATGTGAAAATAAAATCACCAAAGAAGAGTATTTAAAAATCGCTCAAAGAGCCTTAGAGATGATTGAAAATAAAGATTTGCTCATTAGAGAGCTTGCGTTAAAAATGGAGCGGTTTTCTCAAAATTTGCGTTTTGAAGAAGCCCTTGTGTATAGAGATAGGATGGCTAAAATCCAAAAAATCGCCCCTTTTACACGCATGGATTTAGCCAAGCTCTATGATTTGGATATTTTTGCTTTTTATAGTGAAAATCATAAAGCGGTGTTAGTGAAAATGTTTATGCGTAAGGGTAAAATCATTTCTTCAGCGTTTGAAAAAATCCACTCTGTTAATGGTTTTGATACAGAAGAAGTTATCAAACAAGCCCTAATCAACCACTATAAAGCTCATTTGCCTTTGCTACCAGAACAAATTCTATTGAGTGCTTGCTCTAATGAAGTGCTTATAGAGTTGCAAGTTTTTTTAAACGCCAGATACTCCAAAAAAATCACCCTTAGTATTCCTAAAAAGGGCGATAAACTTGCTTTAGTAGAAATCGCTATGAAAAATGCCAAAGAGATTTTTAACCAAGAAAAGACCCATAATGAAGAGCAAATCCTTGAAGAAGTGCGTTCGCTTTTAAACTTAGAATGCATGCCTTATAGGGTAGAAATCTTTGACACAAGCCACCATGCAAGCAGTCAATGCGTAGGGGGAATGGTCGTGTATGAAAATGGTGTTTTTCAAAAAAAGGCTTATAGGTGTTATCATTTAGAAGGGGTGAATGAATACGCTCAAATGACGGAGTTACTCACTAGAAGAGCCTTGAAATTTGCTAAGGAGCCACCGCCTAATTTGTGGGTAGTAGATGGGGGTAAAGCCCAGTTAAAAATCGCTTTAGAAGTTCTAAAAAGTAGCGGGAGTTTTGTAGAAGTGGTTGCCATTTCTAAGGAAAAGAGAGATTTTAAAGCGTATCGCTCTAAAGGGGGGGCTAGAGATATTATTCATACCAGTTCACGAACTCTGACTCTATTACCGAGCGATAAACGCTTGCAATGGGTGCAAAAATTGCGTGATGAAAGCCATAGGTATGCGATAAGCTTTCATCGTTCTACCAAACTTAAAAGCGTTAAACAAATCGCTCTTTTAGAAGAAAAGGGCATAGGAAAAGCAAGTGTGAAAAAATTATTAGATTATTTTGGAAGTTTTGAAGCGATAGAAAAAGCGAGCGAGCAAGAAAAAAACGCTGTTTTAAGAAAACGAATACTAAGGAATTAA
- a CDS encoding ATP-binding cassette domain-containing protein, translating to MKEVVKIENLSFSYQNRVIFKDFNLSIKERDFLCVLGESGSGKSTLLALILGLLKPSLGSVKVFNETLDLKNTNLRQKIGYIAQGNSLFPHLNVLQNMTFCLNLQGIDKQVAQKEAITLALKMGLDESILDKFPNELSGGQAQRVGIVRGIIHKPELILLDEPFSALDSSNRKNLQHLIKDMHTHSQATFIMVTHDESEAKKLSTEILRF from the coding sequence ATGAAAGAAGTGGTTAAAATAGAAAATCTGTCTTTTAGCTATCAAAATCGTGTTATCTTTAAAGATTTTAATCTAAGCATTAAAGAAAGGGATTTTTTATGTGTTTTAGGAGAGAGTGGGAGCGGTAAAAGCACGCTTTTAGCTTTGATTTTGGGGCTATTGAAACCAAGTTTAGGAAGTGTTAAGGTTTTTAATGAGACTCTTGATTTAAAGAACACTAATTTAAGACAAAAAATCGGTTATATCGCTCAAGGTAATTCCTTGTTTCCCCATTTAAATGTGTTGCAAAACATGACTTTTTGCTTGAATTTACAGGGCATAGACAAACAAGTCGCTCAAAAAGAAGCTATAACTTTAGCGTTAAAAATGGGCTTAGATGAGAGTATTTTAGACAAGTTTCCTAATGAATTAAGCGGAGGTCAAGCCCAAAGGGTGGGTATTGTTAGAGGTATTATTCATAAGCCAGAACTTATTTTATTAGATGAGCCTTTTAGTGCCTTGGATAGCTCTAATCGTAAGAATTTACAACATTTAATTAAAGATATGCACACACACTCCCAAGCTACCTTTATTATGGTAACGCATGATGAGAGCGAAGCTAAAAAGCTTTCTACAGAGATATTAAGGTTTTAG
- a CDS encoding ABC transporter permease/substrate-binding protein → MVLIIRSLVIILRMSALKHFIQEFYERLFYFIDLIAQHFVIVSLSSLMVLVFGVLIGVFVFYSSKARIFLLPIVNFLYTIPSLALFALFIPLIGVGLKNALVVLVLYGLLPIVHSTYNALKDVREEVIKASIGLGCNQKELFFRVRFLLAIPQILVGLRIAVVMLVAMAGIGALIGAGGLGQAIFRGLNTQNTMLLVMGSLIIAIFSVLADKFISVFQHKNALQRLLSQNATQKQKIKVYTNLALFVFLLIASLLWLMPKNTTEQKPLVVATKLSSEQYILGEILAQLLERHTHIPIKRAFGIGGGTINIHPALLKGDFDMYVEYTGTAWVNTLKNPLKEKVDFETIKRRYENEFNLLWVGLLGFNNTYSLAISKENAQKYSIQTFSDLALYSEHFDFGAEFDFFERDDAFKGLIKAYNFKFKSLHEMDINLRYKSFMSQKINALDVFTTDAQIKELHLKVLTDDKAFFPNYKAGVVIRKEVIKKYPKVLEILEQLNAKISDERMQDLNYQVEVLKKSPKAVAESFLESIGL, encoded by the coding sequence ATGGTTTTGATTATAAGAAGTTTAGTTATAATATTACGCATGAGTGCTTTAAAACATTTTATACAAGAATTTTATGAGCGGTTGTTTTACTTTATAGATTTAATCGCACAGCATTTTGTGATTGTCTCACTTTCTAGTTTAATGGTGCTAGTTTTTGGGGTTTTGATTGGGGTTTTTGTGTTCTATAGCTCAAAGGCTAGAATATTCTTACTTCCTATAGTGAATTTTCTCTATACCATTCCTTCGCTTGCGTTATTTGCATTATTCATTCCTTTAATTGGTGTGGGGTTAAAAAACGCTCTTGTGGTATTGGTCTTATATGGCTTATTACCGATTGTTCATAGCACCTATAACGCCCTAAAAGATGTGAGAGAAGAAGTGATTAAGGCTTCTATTGGGCTAGGGTGCAATCAAAAAGAGTTGTTTTTTAGGGTGCGATTCTTGCTTGCTATCCCACAAATTTTAGTGGGCTTAAGAATTGCTGTAGTTATGCTAGTGGCTATGGCTGGAATTGGAGCTTTAATTGGGGCAGGGGGCTTAGGACAAGCCATTTTTAGAGGGCTAAACACTCAAAATACCATGCTTTTAGTTATGGGTAGTTTAATTATTGCAATTTTTAGTGTTTTAGCAGATAAGTTTATAAGCGTGTTTCAGCATAAAAACGCCTTGCAACGCCTTTTATCACAAAACGCTACTCAAAAACAAAAGATAAAGGTCTATACTAATTTAGCGTTATTTGTATTCTTGCTTATAGCAAGTCTGCTATGGCTAATGCCTAAGAACACGACAGAGCAAAAGCCTTTAGTCGTAGCGACCAAACTCAGTAGTGAGCAATATATTTTGGGTGAAATTTTAGCTCAATTATTAGAAAGACACACCCATATTCCTATTAAGCGAGCCTTTGGCATTGGTGGGGGGACTATTAATATTCATCCGGCATTGCTTAAGGGTGATTTTGATATGTATGTGGAATATACCGGCACCGCATGGGTGAATACGCTCAAAAATCCTTTGAAAGAAAAAGTGGATTTTGAGACGATTAAAAGGCGTTATGAGAACGAATTTAATCTTTTATGGGTGGGGCTTTTGGGCTTTAATAATACCTATTCCTTAGCCATTTCTAAAGAAAATGCTCAAAAATACTCTATTCAAACTTTCAGCGATTTAGCCCTTTATAGCGAGCATTTTGACTTTGGGGCGGAATTTGACTTTTTTGAAAGAGATGATGCGTTTAAGGGCTTAATAAAAGCCTACAACTTTAAGTTTAAGAGCTTGCATGAAATGGATATTAATTTGCGTTATAAAAGCTTTATGTCTCAAAAAATCAACGCCCTAGATGTGTTTACTACGGACGCTCAAATTAAAGAATTGCATTTAAAAGTGCTTACAGATGACAAAGCATTTTTTCCTAACTATAAAGCTGGCGTTGTTATAAGAAAAGAAGTTATAAAAAAATATCCTAAAGTTTTAGAGATTTTAGAACAATTAAATGCAAAAATTAGCGATGAGAGAATGCAAGATTTAAATTACCAAGTAGAAGTGTTGAAAAAAAGCCCTAAGGCTGTGGCTGAGAGTTTTTTAGAAAGTATAGGGTTATAA
- a CDS encoding outer membrane protein, whose product MKNFIFKKLIGCSLALSSLMAEDDGFFIGASYQTSLAIQRVDNPGLNVSHEASNYIRQNAVAMKSAAVPLAYYLDAMGQQTRVLMQMLCPDPSKRCLLYAGGYVKQEQEQGKKTEGAQNQGKKGEGAQNNSTGNNPPRGNVNATYDMQSLVNNLDKLTSLIGETLTLNPKDHANAKTLKVKLGNQNITIALPEGIASVMDALNNDITTALTTLWYNQSLTNKSFNAVEAPKFSPQVLQHLLKDGLANSNGSGSGGSGGSQTCNNQSPCATEQANSIASNAQNIFQALMQSIILGGIPNEKQFGFTYNTPPNGASGYQSFSGPGYYTKNSADNDGQQNQTPIGIKDLPAGAVVGTGTGQYTYHPSSAVYYVASNIIKDGITASMLLSGMQSFANKAAQMTGTSSYEQMKETIDFGENLMHATNGYGQFITNWVAPYLNLKNKDFNLPSYGGQFVKPTQSGSSSTQTTPTPQQIQQEQQKVMQALQQAVADPTNQKVQEILKSPYSPTARALMSYGLYRSQGVISGVVDEMKAKVNKAYQVGFARNFLVHNSNSNNMNGFGVKMGYKQFFGKKRMFGLRYYGFYDFGYVQFGANTTQVKANLSSYGGGIDLLYNVFTRKRGTEAMDIGFFLGTQYAAQTWKTNFINQVDGYHTKPMNTSFQFLIDMGIRTNFSKIAKQRKSRFSQGVEFGLKVPILYHTYYKSEGVSAKYKRAFSFYVGYNIGF is encoded by the coding sequence ATGAAAAATTTCATTTTTAAAAAACTCATAGGGTGTAGCTTAGCATTAAGCTCTCTAATGGCTGAAGATGATGGGTTTTTTATAGGGGCAAGCTATCAAACTTCACTCGCCATTCAAAGAGTGGATAACCCAGGGTTAAATGTAAGCCATGAAGCTTCTAATTATATCCGCCAAAATGCAGTAGCGATGAAATCTGCGGCTGTGCCTTTAGCCTACTACTTAGACGCTATGGGGCAACAAACCAGAGTTTTAATGCAAATGCTATGCCCTGACCCTTCTAAACGCTGTTTGCTCTATGCTGGGGGTTATGTCAAACAAGAACAAGAACAAGGTAAAAAAACTGAAGGCGCACAAAATCAGGGTAAGAAAGGCGAAGGCGCACAAAACAACAGCACAGGCAACAATCCCCCAAGGGGCAATGTCAATGCCACTTATGACATGCAATCTCTAGTCAATAACCTTGACAAACTCACTTCTTTAATCGGAGAAACCCTAACACTCAACCCAAAAGACCATGCTAATGCTAAGACGCTTAAAGTCAAACTCGGTAACCAAAACATTACCATTGCTCTACCTGAAGGCATTGCGAGTGTTATGGACGCTTTAAACAATGATATTACCACCGCTTTAACCACGCTTTGGTATAACCAAAGCTTAACCAATAAATCTTTTAACGCTGTAGAAGCACCCAAATTTAGCCCCCAAGTTTTACAACATCTCTTAAAAGACGGATTAGCCAATAGTAATGGTAGTGGTTCTGGTGGTAGTGGTGGTTCACAAACTTGCAACAATCAAAGTCCCTGTGCCACAGAACAAGCTAACTCTATTGCTTCTAACGCCCAGAACATCTTCCAAGCTTTAATGCAATCTATTATCCTAGGCGGAATCCCTAATGAAAAGCAATTTGGTTTCACTTATAACACACCCCCTAATGGCGCTAGTGGTTACCAAAGCTTTAGCGGACCAGGTTATTACACCAAAAACTCTGCAGATAATGACGGACAACAAAATCAAACCCCTATCGGCATAAAAGATTTACCCGCCGGAGCTGTTGTAGGAACAGGTACAGGTCAATACACCTACCACCCTAGCTCAGCAGTCTATTATGTAGCGAGTAATATCATCAAAGATGGTATCACCGCTTCCATGCTCTTATCAGGCATGCAAAGCTTTGCGAATAAAGCCGCTCAAATGACAGGCACTTCTAGCTATGAGCAAATGAAAGAGACCATTGATTTTGGAGAGAATTTGATGCATGCCACTAATGGCTATGGGCAGTTCATCACCAATTGGGTAGCCCCCTATTTGAATTTAAAAAACAAGGATTTTAATTTACCCAGTTATGGGGGACAATTCGTTAAGCCCACTCAGTCTGGTTCTAGTTCTACTCAAACAACTCCAACCCCACAGCAAATCCAACAAGAGCAACAAAAAGTCATGCAAGCATTACAACAAGCTGTAGCTGACCCCACTAATCAAAAAGTCCAAGAGATTTTAAAAAGCCCCTATTCCCCTACAGCAAGAGCTTTAATGAGTTATGGTCTGTATCGTTCTCAAGGCGTGATTAGTGGTGTGGTAGATGAAATGAAGGCTAAAGTCAATAAGGCTTATCAAGTGGGCTTTGCAAGAAACTTCTTAGTCCATAACTCCAATTCCAACAACATGAATGGCTTTGGAGTGAAAATGGGCTACAAACAATTCTTTGGTAAGAAGCGTATGTTTGGGCTTAGATACTATGGCTTTTATGATTTTGGGTATGTCCAATTTGGGGCTAATACCACACAAGTTAAAGCCAACCTTTCTAGCTATGGGGGTGGGATAGATTTACTCTATAATGTCTTCACTAGAAAAAGGGGGACTGAAGCGATGGATATAGGCTTTTTCTTAGGCACTCAATACGCAGCTCAAACTTGGAAAACTAATTTTATCAACCAAGTGGATGGTTACCATACAAAGCCTATGAACACTTCGTTTCAATTCCTTATTGATATGGGTATAAGAACCAATTTTTCTAAAATCGCTAAACAAAGAAAGTCTCGTTTTTCTCAAGGGGTGGAATTTGGGCTTAAAGTGCCTATTCTTTATCACACCTATTACAAATCAGAAGGCGTTAGCGCTAAGTATAAAAGAGCCTTTAGTTTCTATGTGGGCTACAATATAGGTTTTTAA